GGAATCAGAATGTACATAACTATAAGCAGTGCAAAAGTGGTGCCAGTGAGAAGTCACAGATGCACAATAAAGTGATAGTACAAGACTAGAGAAAATGAAGCTATGGATGTTAAGAATGGAGACCAAAAGGattaaacaaggaaaaatatgaaggaaGAGGGGAGGAAAGAGTTGGATGTTTAATAATGCCCTTGTTGCTGAAAGATAAACTAATGGCACAAGACAATGGTTCTTGTAGAACAAAAATCCAATAGCAATGAGTCTTTATTCACGTTAAGTCACCTGACATGAAAAAAGTGTCTGTTGCATTAAAATAGTCATCAATGTAAATGGCAGCATGGCTGAACAAGTCCTTTTCAATGGTAACGAACATCCCACATAGTAAAGTCACTTCAACACAGCCTCATGACAATTCCCACATCAAAACAGtactttattttataatttttttgcctCATCATTACCCCCACATTAAGATCTTTCAGTTGTCAAGTGTACAAGGTGAAGAAAAAGGTTCTCAGTCAGCAAACACAGGTGCATCAGGAAGTATCTCCAAAATACACCACTTCAGATCTGCTGGGTCCCAAGTCCATTCTTGAACGCTGGGCTCCCCGCACCAAGTGCAGCCCCCTACTACGGCTACACGACTATGTTAGCTTATTAATTCTGCATCCACCAGGCCGAGCAATGTGCCAACCTGCAACAGACTGAGCATTAGAACTGAAAATGGCAGAAGAGTCACTCTATTGAACTTTACATCATTATTTGATGTTAAACAACGAGGCAAATGCCAACAGTATATACAAAAACCAGCTTTGCTTTTACAAAAGATTTTGTTTCCCATATTGATTAATCCAGGCAGCTAACTCATTGGTTTATGCAActttattgaagaaaataaatcaattacTAGTAGAGCTATTAGTTGATCACTCATCCATTGACAACTTGCATCATTTATTCAGTGCTATATTAAACAGTGTTTTGGAAGACAGATTAACTAATAGCTCCTAGCCTCctaacaaaatttaaatgaattaCAAAAATGTTCTTAAACCCTATTTTGGAATACAAGGGATGTTTGACTTCCAATTTCCATTCTCTGTAAAACAAGAACTGGTCATTCCTTTATTGACATGCATAAGATACATcacattttctgttctgctgatgCTATAGATTCAGTACCAATTCTCCAGACACATCAGTTATGAGCAAAAGTATATAATAAAACCTCAGTTCTCTAACACTGGAAAGTTTGGAACAAGATGGATGTTGCTACAGCAATGTTACTTCTTTGATGGGAGAAAACTGAACACCCATCTCCCCTCCCCCCTTCAGGTGGTATCTTCAGTATCTGTTAGAGCAGTGaggaatgtttgtttttaatctcaTAACCAAGTTAGAATGAAGACATTGGCCACATAATACACAtgctccattaaaaaaaattctgaatctTGGGCAATTGTTCTTGTGTAACTACTTTACAGATTCTAAAAGCAGTTATTGTCCAAAGCTGGAAGAACTAAAGTCTTCTCAGATGAGCATGTGCATGAATGGAAGGaggtaaacaaaaaaataaaaaagatgagGTCTGATAGGGGAGCAGCCGGATAAGAAAATCAAAAAAGGAACAGTAATTTAAAGTTTATTCCAGCTATAATGCAGGTTATTCTGACTTTAAGGTAGCATCACATGGCATACTTCTGAGTCCATTCCCGAGATATTCTGTTGTACCTGCAGACAAAACCAGGAATTAACATCAGCATGAAAATAACAGTTTCCTAAACAGTTTATGattaaatatgattttattccctttattctCTTTACACTGTGAAAAGTCTCTGTAGTCCCTTGAACTCAAAAAACTGAACAATTCCCTCCCTAGATACTCTCTagtttttaagaaaagctttaaattcAAGACAAGTAAATTTGCTAGAAGTCcgttacaaaaaaaaatgacggaaagagaagaaatagagACCATCTGGGATGGAGTAAACAAGGCAAGTATTTTATTTGGATATTATTCTTGGGTTAAGATTACAGTATATCCCATGCcataagtaaaaattatttggttatTAATATCACTGGATACAAAATAACAAATTCCAATTTTAAAGAATAACAATATTCAACATTTCATTGCACTGAATATTCTTTTCACACAAATATAGTgctcaaaattttaaaaggacatTAAAAGACAACTTAAAGTACACTCCTTCCACAGGAACTGAGCTGCCAATTAGTTAACACGTAACTCCATGCTTGTCAGTAAGAAGTTAATAATTAACTATACAAGCAGAACATAATCCCCATACATTGCCTAGTTTATATGTGGAAGACAGACACTGCTGATTAAAAAGTAACTGAAATTTGGATTGTCTGAATTCACTCATGTCTATATATGACGTCTTGCTACAGGGCATCACTTTGAACCAAATTCTAACAAAATCTGGGTAAATACTTACCAAAACAAGTTGACAACCTGGCTCAGAACTCAGTAATTACTTCATACTAACTTTTTTTGTATGGCCATGCAAGAGTAGTATCCGTGAGAAATAGTGACTAGCCAATACATTACACACTAACCACAGATCAAGCTGTTAAACGTCCACGTTCAGTAACTGGTGCATCCATTATCTGTTAGTTAATCCAGTGCCTTAGAGCATGCAGCACCCAAGTGCTGACTAATTTCCATTTTGTTAAATGCACCATAATTTGCAAATATTCTTACCCTACAGCATAGCGTATTTCTCTGTCCACTCTCTTGCTAACCTATTGTACCTAATTGGACAAATATATTTAGCATTAATATAtacaaaacccccaaaatctgctTCATATAATTCTGTGCAAAATATTAGATACCTTAGAAAAATGAAGTTGTTGCAAcacagatggggaaaaaagttctGTTGCCCATTTTCAAGGGAAGACCCAAAATTTAAGGCCAAGCTGCTGCCAAACAAAGgcatcaaaacaacaaaaagctgtCTTTTCCTCGTTATGAAGATCTAACTACATTTATGCAtggcaagcaaaaaaaaagggcaatATTTATATACTGTAAAATACTTCCACGCATGTGAGAAAAATGTCTCTTTCACCCACAGCTTCAAAGATGCTAACTAAgctcctttgtttttaaagtatgCACTACTCACTTCTTTGACACACAGGTTTTCTCCATCTCAGATCTTCACAAAAGACTCACTGAACACAACTGCTGTCTGACAATGCACTCTTACAGTCTGTTAAAATATCAGTCCTGTGCAATTCTGTACTTACTTGTCTCTGTCTGTTTTATAGATACGTGCAATCTCTGGCACTAGTGGGTCATCTGGATTTGGATCACATAGCAGTGAACAAATGGATAAGagaactgttaaaaaaaaaaaaagcatcctcAATAGCGAAAGAGGAATGGCAATCTCAGAAACAATGGAGCACAGATCTTTACATTAGCACAATGTCACCACAGGACAGAACCTAAAAGGTATATTCCTGGTAAACAGCCAATATAAATTCATACCTCACTCGTAAGTAAAAAGCCCAAACTAACTTAAAGGTTTTAAGAACTATTTGCTTCCTATTTCCCAAATACTTACAGCTGTCAGAACACACACAAGAACAGCACTGTTGTACCCTGCACTATGATGTAACACAGCAGCCAACAAAAGCACATTATGTACTCTTGATGAACAGCATATCCATGGTTCTTATCACTAAAACTAGAAAATCCTCAAATTtaagtttttagtttttaaattaaactgaattCTTTATTTGTTGTACATAAGGCAAGAATATCCTGGTCTGCACTGATAAAACTAGCACATGTTATAAAAAACTCAGTAACACTGTTGTAGGCAACTATGAGGACTTTACTCTCACAGAAGCTTTAGAAGAAAATAGTGAAGCATTAAAATTAGGGAATCCACATTCAAATAACAAACTGACTGTTTGGACATACAGGAATTACAAGTTTTATAGAAAAAGGCACTTTGAGGGATCTTTTGAAGCCACAGGGACCAGTGGCTTTGAGGCAAAACAATTTGATcattaggaaaatatttgagaattATCTTTTATTTACTGTAGTAAAATGAGGAAAGCCACAAATCTTCTCTTGCAACACAACATCAATTTATCATGAAGTAGGATCAGTAAACTTAGTTCATGAAGTAATGTAATGCAATGCCAGAGGAACGTGGTAGAAAGCAGTATGCATCAATAATAGATTTATTCATCTACCACAGATATGCCAATAGAACTATGCATGTATCTCTAGGcaggataaaaaaattatgcaaatttcagtattaaaagctgactttaaattaatctttcatTTAATATGCACATGTATCTACATGGGCAGCTCCAAACAAGCAGTTTCTTAGCCTTAGCTCGAACACCCCAACATAGACCTATTTCAATCCAATATCAGCAAATTCCTCTGGGTCCAAGCTGATAAACTCTGCTAAGAATACTGAATCAAGTAAGTGGCCAGACAGGGCCTTAAACGGCCACATAGGAAAAAGTGTTAGGGAAAAATAATCCATCAAAAATTCAGTGTCACACTGGCAAAACATAGGCTTGAatgaggaagggaaggaagttAAGGGAAATCAAAAAGACGGGCAAGAACTTAAACAATCAAAGCTAAAAGCACAGTATTCAGCACAAGATGGAAAAATTTCTCCTtcacaaaaggagaaaaaaagcaaaaatgctttACCTTTAGAAATAGTTAAAGCAGGAGACCACTGTGATCTTAGAATATCAAGACAAATGCTGCCATTACTGTTAATATTTGGATGATAGATTCTTGTTGTAAATGCAACctgcagaagaaggaaaatttcaGTGTAGGCTCACAAATataccaaaaccaaaaacaaagaGTGCATTTGGGTCTATGGCAATAACTGCACCCATTCTTCTCAGTCAAGCTATCAGTCAATTCAAtttacaaaacaacaaaaacaaaaacaaagagtGCATTTGGGTCTATGGCAATAACTGCACCCATTCTTCTCAGTCAAGCTATCAGTCAATTCAATTTACTCTAAAATAAAAGGGTTAAGCAGTTAAATTGCATCAAATTCAGGAAGTGCACCCAAGCCACAAGCTCTGAGTCACTCACTACCAATCAGGCACTGTATTTCAAACAGGGAGAGGGTAAGTATGGGTGTTTTAATCCCAGCTGCCTTTGATGAAGACActcaacagcagctgagcaaCTGCTGTCACAGAGCTAAGGAACTTCCAACACTGCAGTCACTCCAAGGGTATGCCTTCATACTGACTGCAAATTGGAAGGCAAAGCTAGTGGCTGATAAAGCTACCAAAAAAGAGCGTATTTTGCAATTACTGCCAAACTCTTAAcaaataaaatcttcatttgATTTTAGGCACTCAGCAAGCAAATCCCTACCCACAGCGTCACAGTCCTACAGACCAACCCAAACAACTACACTAATACTTGACAGTTCCCTTGGCAAGAATTGTATTATAGTAACACAAAGCTAATGAAAAGTTTTCCTAACAGTTCAGAAAACTAGAAATGAACCCAAGTATTTCAAGACATTTGGAATTCACATACACAGACTGGCTCAAAGACTATGCTAACACACCCATTCCTGTGGGTTAGAATGGGACCCAGATATCTAACAGATCGTAAGAATGCCTGAAAAGAAGTGAGAAGTTGACAACAACGACAATACAGATGCTGGAATTTCTGTCCTGTACTCACTTCTTTAAAAAGCACCAATTTCACAAATGAGACAGCAATACTTACCTTAGGTGGTTTGAATGGGTAGTCTGTGGGAAAGTGAATTGTCAAGAAGAATACACCACCCTGATATGGACTGTCGTTCTgtcaaagcaaacaaataattCTCCTATTATCATCTTTAGGACTAAGTATCACtgaaaatcttgtttttaaataaatgggGAGGAAATCTGCTTAAACCAAAATGCTGAATCCACCAATACAATGAGACATAATTACAATTCAATTCTTACTTCCTAAGGTAAGTAATGCAGAACACATACACATTACTTTCCGTGTGGACCTCTCCAATCTAATGCATCAtaaaacccagcagctctgacaaTCCCCTAAGGACTACAGGGCAAATGCATCTGAAAGCTTCTTAAGATAGCTCCAAGTAGTAATGTTAACAGAGTGGCTGTCCCATCAGATTCAAAAccctccagctctgtgtttggAGCTCAGTTGTTATGACTCCCCAAGTTTAGAGTGACCATGGACTCCCATTCCCTCCTAAATTCTGTCCTTAGATTCAGCCCAGCAGAAGACCTGTGAGTACACAGCTAGATCcttgttcctttaaaaaaaaaaaaacctcgaCCACCCATCCTACCAACACAGCGAAGCAGACAAAATAATAATCATAGTTGAAGtgaatttttcctctctttctgtaATCTAGTATGAGAGAGTATTTTACATTTCCATGCTCCAAGGAAAGAATTACTGGGATAATTAATTCAGGTGTCAACTATAAGAAGTAAAGCAGCACgtggaagtaaaaaaaattctagtaaggagaagaaaaaacttgAGTGACTAAATAGGGATTGTATAAGTCAATAGTTACAAGAAGAAGGAAGCAAAAGGTTTCTAATTCAAAATTACAACtaaatttctgaaatacagCTAACAATTTCATTGTTTAACCTGAAGAATACTTTGCTGTTAATTCTGGACGCAGTGCTAGGGAAAATGAATTTGAGGCATACAAAGTATACATCTGCATTTTTGTAAATTGAATTCTCATCTTAATTGCAAAAACATTTCACCGATGTAAGGAAATAACTGTATTACTTAatatcagaaaattaaaatctgcaaCACAAGACAGGGGACTCAAACCCTCAACATGTAGGTTATACCCTATCCTATCTCTAATGAAACCTAGTGATCAAGATATAACCTCCTATATTGGGTCAACAGATACCATATGAGGCCTTGAGGAGGCAAAAAATATCAACCCTTTCATTGGACATATTCTGGGAATATATTTTATCAGTTACAGAAACTCctctttaaaatgtgttaaacCAAAGCACACTCCCATACACCTGTCCAGGAAAATCACAATATCCCATTGCAGAGGTAGAAGACCAGATGATTGGTTCTACAAGCCCTGTCTGTTATTAaaggcagcaccacagcagcactAGAACTACTAACACCACACTGACACATTTCTGTCAGGATACTGCCCAATCTGGAAACAGGAATGCAGACCTTCTGACACCACGAAAACCACATGGGAAAAAAGGAGCTGCACATTATTAAACCACAagggaaaactaaaaataataatccaaATTTAAATTCAACTAATGCTTAATACCTTGTGACCACGCAGACATCAGCCACATAGAATCATCACACCCAGTGTAGTGCACAATACTCCTTGCCATTTTAGCATGAATATAGCTATTGAACAACTCTATTTTCTGAGGTACCTAGTTACAATCAGTGATGACCAGGTACTTTGGGATGAAGAGAcatttttcagagcagtgaaCCTCTAATAGCCACCTCCTAATAATACACCTGTAACTATACATAAAGCCAGGGTCATTCAGCATCACTGATATTTAATTCCTGTTTTGTAGCCCCACCAAAGGCTTGCCTTCACAAGTTACAGAaggttttgtcttttaaatacagATAACCAGAAAACTCCATATGTGAATTGCTTCCAGGTTGTTTCCAACAAAGGCAAACACTTGGCTTCCTTAATGAGGAAAAGGACCCATTCAGGTTTCAGATGCTTACTGAACATTTAACACTTGACTTTCTTCTCCAGTCATAAATGAAACTTCACATTTCAGTGATTATTACTCCTTCTACTTCTTCAAGTATTCAAGATCTCAGCATTACAACACCAGACTGAATAAAGATTCCCTTCTAAGATCCACACAAAAACATCCCAACAACTAATTCCTGACAGTAGTACCTATTACAGTAGGTAACAGGATAGTAAGAAGACAGTAGGTCCTATTACAAACTTCATACTAGATTAAAACTTTGGCAAAGGTAAATGCAAACAAAGTTTCTAGATATTAAGTAGTAATACCTAACATGGCTCTAGAGCTTATGTCTGGAATACATGTTCTCATAAAAAACACcgcaacaacaaaataaatggtggggtttttcccctccctcattttcctttgctgtaaTGAAGACCTCTAGAACTTAAGTTGGGTAAGGAGAGTTAACAAAAGtaaaccaaaaccccacagttttCTCCTCAGTAGGAACTACTCATTTAATATTACATCACAAGAATTAGAATACTTACAGGTCCCATAATTGTGGCTTGCCAATGAAacactacaaaagaaaaactccGCATTATTATCTAGTCATGATATGCTTTGAGTCAGCagaacaaaacataaaatttaaagttACTTACTGTCATCTCCAACGGGACCTGCTGAACACTGTGCTGGAGGATCACGGGCTAAGTCACTAAGCtcctttaagaaaacaaaaacaaacaaaaacagtaattttcacTTCATGGCCAGCAAAAACCTTTAACAGTTTTTCCATATACAAATAAAGAAGAATGTGCAAGTAACAACTCGAAGAACCACTGTATCCATATAAAAAAATGTCTACAATAGACAAAGAAGCACCAAAACCAGCTATGAAGGTAAACAGCTACGATGACTATGCCTTTCCAAATTCATGTATGTCACTACTGCGAAAACACTCCTGCCTGAAGAAAGAAGCAGGACACAAAGCTGTAAGCTGGCAAAGTCTAATCAATTTTTGATCAAGATTTACATGTACTTAGTCTTAGCTAGAGAAACCTGAagtggaaagagagaaaactgttGATGAGTCTTCATGAAACAGGAAGCACTCTGTATATAACAACTTACATCAGAaccaagaaaagcaagaaaaaaatccatagaAACTTGGTTTTGCTTTACCCACTACTTGCATCAGGGATGTACCTTGCAAAGATCAAAACAGACAGGAAAATTCAAGAGGCTGACAAGTGTTGCAATCCGGCAAAATATCTACTTTACATTTAAGACaattattcctttaaaattaaaaattactgaactgcagaaatagttctcttccttccccattACAGATTCCTGTGCAGTAACAATACAGCCATGAGGAAACAAAGAAGCTCACATTAAATCGTTTTAATGCTCCACAAGTCATTTGTTTGGACAGTGTCTTAAAATTAAACTTACACTTTCAGTTAAAGCATGTAACAATTGTGTTCTTTCTCTACTGCTCTCCCTTGACTCTAAAAAGGGCTTCAAGAGCTTCTATAGATAAATCTGCACTTGTCAAGATATCTAGAAGTCTtgaaaatggcaaaatattCAGCCCTTCTTTCATACATTAATAGCTTCacacaagttgttttttttccctgcaagcCTATACAAGCCATTCAACCAAGAACTTTGTCAGACATTTAAGAAAGCCAGGCATACCTATTATGCTGGAAACACATGCCTATTTGGACCAAACAGCTAACTCTTGCCTGGGAAGATCCTAATGTACAACCTTTAAGTTCCACAAATTCTGCACTACATAAAAATTTACTAAGTATAAGCCAACacaaaatgagggaaaaaaccaccaactTAGGTTTCTTGTAACATAAACACCTTGTTCTTTGGCATGATAGCTCCTGCAAACACAGGAAGAGTAATACCACTTCAACATGTGGAAGTCCatacacttaaaaaaaccctatcacaaacgaacaaaaaaacaaccaaacatcCCCCACCAAACAATGAAACCACATCACCCAAAGCCCACAACaatccccttccctccaaacaCCAAGAAAATTTAGTCCCAGGTTTCCCCCCTCTACATGTGCTAATTCTGATGAGTTTTCCaattaataatatttctattttgcaGTGACATCAGACTGCTTTACAAAATGAAACCATATCAGTTTTGATAAGCAATGGCACAATGAAGTTAATAGTATAGCCTATTTCACGGCTGCTGTTTGTAGAAATGTGGGCAATAGCTCTCGCCAGATCATCACAGTAAATGCTTTCAGAATGCATTTTGCTACACTCCCCAGATATTACTGGGAGGCCAAATGACAGACATATTTCTGGCATTTAATATCACTTCTTAGGTCCATATGTTGTTCATTATCCTctagaaaaattattaatttgtatttatgtTATCCATGTAAAGGCAAACAATAAATGTAGAAGAAGCTTCTGACAGAAAGGTTTTATAAAAATTTTTCAGAGcatcttttttccatttaacaAATACAGCAGGTTTTGTTAGTCAGGCTTATTTCTcatcaaaatgtattttccagttCTAAGAATAATCCATCATTTCCAaaatctgagaggaaaaaagacatcATGTCCCTTGAAGTAAGTTGTAGCAATAGAGTAAGAGAAAGacacaaatattattttaatgcagttgTACAGTTATTACTGGATTTAATAGTGGAAGTACATTTAGATCCTcgaggggttttttaaaattatcataGGGACTAAGAACTATGAAAAGGTTCTCATGCCatttatgaaaattataaaattgaGTAGCATGAAGACAAAGATGAGAACACATCAGCATAAAGTGGACTGTTAGAGATATGTGCATCAGACTAGAGGTCTTCAAAAGAAACTACTATCTTCAGAGAAACAAGAATTCAGTATTCAAGATAAAAATAGGTATTCTaccacagcaggaaaatcagtAATTCAACATCAATAATTCAACCAGGAAAAGTAACCACAGATGTAAGacataaattaaatttagtAAGTTCCAGTGAAACATTTGTGCAAAAAACCCTTAGGtaatactaaaaataatttaaaa
The genomic region above belongs to Ficedula albicollis isolate OC2 chromosome 4, FicAlb1.5, whole genome shotgun sequence and contains:
- the UBE2D3 gene encoding ubiquitin-conjugating enzyme E2 D3 isoform X2 — protein: MFHWQATIMGPNDSPYQGGVFFLTIHFPTDYPFKPPKVAFTTRIYHPNINSNGSICLDILRSQWSPALTISKVLLSICSLLCDPNPDDPLVPEIARIYKTDRDKYNRISREWTQKYAM
- the UBE2D3 gene encoding ubiquitin-conjugating enzyme E2 D3 isoform X1, with the protein product MFHWQATIMGPNDSPYQGGVFFLTIHFPTDYPFKPPKVAFTTRIYHPNINSNGSICLDILRSQWSPALTISKVLLSICSLLCDPNPDDPLVPEIARIYKTDRDKYNRLAREWTEKYAML